The genomic window TTAGCATCACATCAGTTAGCATCACATCAGTTAGCATCACATTGTCCAGCAGAGACTGGTCCAAACACACTCTCATTTAAATCCAGTGCAAACACAGTCAGGTCAGTTTTCATGATATATGGAGGGTGATTGGTGCCACATGTATCAGCGACTTCCTGCCCCAtggtttaatttatttgtttgttctgaTATAATTTTCACTCCTGCCTCAGCTCACAGAGACTGAGGCGGTACAGTCATGGTACAGTAGCCTGGAAGGGTCAGTAGACGAAGCTGACCTACAGGCGCCACCTGTAAGTCATATTCTCCTTTATCTGTCTGATGTTTTTCAAACtgttaaatttaattttcaaacaaaaagtTCAAACTCTCTTTTCACAGACTCATCGATCAGTTAActgagaaaatgactgaaataattattagtagttttttttaaactgatcaAACTCACCTGTTCTCACTGTGTTAGAAAAACAGCTGATTGTTCTGGTTGAAGAGCTACAGCTGACCACTTCTCTCATTATCACTTCAACTGATTTAACAAGAAGAAAACATCTGCAACTTTACAACAACTGCGCACATTTGACCCTAAGTCTGATCCCTgcctgcagggggcagcacaGAGCTTCTGTTTATGACAGAGGTCAGGTGGCACTAATAACCCcccatacataaacacacaaacacaaactgagatgaagaagaaggagTCGTGTTAGAgcaccaatcagagagcagaacCCTGTTAATGAAaccagagcaggaggaggaggaagatgttAGCGGACAAACCAAACATGGAGGAAGCAGCAACATACTATTCCCGCTCCTCCAGGTTGCTGAAACGCTTCTTCAGTCTTCAGGAcgagaaacagacagaaaataaaaagctgctgtGAGAGAGAAATGCCACTGAAAGGacgacgacaacaacaacaacaacaacaacaacaacaaacaacctGCCAATAAAACACCTGCTTTCTTCTGTGGTTATAAATTTGAGTTGGATCATTGTTTACCTGTCGGCGTCGGTGACGAGCGCTAGGCGGCCATAGTCCCACGCGACTTTCCGCAGAAtagaaaagacaaagagcagcacctgaaggagacagaggaggacttCCTGTTAGacatgtcagaggtcagaggtcactcaGCAGTGTGGCTCGATGTTCCAGCTGTGAAGCTGCAGTATTGATTTTTCCAACAGTCAGCgaatgtcacagcaggaaaaacaaaacagcagcgCCCACAATGCAATCTGTTTTCATCAACACCCCGACAGTCAAACACCTGCATCTACAGACACTActgtcccacaatgcactgcacaGAGGAAACCGATGGGCTGGACTCTGGTCTTTGAACCCAATCCTGATCCAGGACCTGATCCAGGACCTGAACCTGATCCTGGTCTGATCCCTGTTTATCTCAGTTACATCCAGACCTGTAAACACAGGTCACATAACCGTTCGCCTACACAGGGTTTTACTGAGCGTGTGCAGTGGCAGCTGCGGTGACTCACCAGGAAGCACATGAAGTCGAGGGCGAGCACGGTGGGCACGCCTCCGAACGGCAGTCCCTGCAGCACCGTGCTGCGGATCCGAGCCGAGTAGCAGTAATCTTTGGACTCGCTGTGAGCCGAGCAGTTGTCCTGGCCGCCGCACGCCTggctgccgccgccgctgccgTATGAGCCCATGGTTGAGATCAGCGCTCTGAGCACGCTCACTGCTGCATCCTCACCGAGAacctgagggaggaggaggaggagaacttTATTAACAACAGATGATCGACACTGAGGAAGTACAAATACTCgattacatttcaaaatgctGACATGAGATGACGAGACAGAAGCGACAAAACAAAGTGAAGGATGAAAATAAAACGTGACTGAACCATTAAACTAAAAGTTCAAacagtttaaactgtgtttgacagaagcagaacaaacagaTGAACTGATGGAAGTAAAGTACTCAGTTACTCAGTTACTCAGTTACTCAGTTCCTCTGTCAGATTCTGGATGATTGATAAAGACgtctgacaggaaacaaacatggctgccgtctcccagcatgcctcagcagcagcttcccCCTTGGTGACCCACTGATCCCGTTGCCACGGTAACGCCTGACCCAGTTTTCACGCCTGGGCGGACGTCTGTGACAAAACGACAGTGACGGCGCCCAGAGCgatgacatcactgtgacatcacagagactcagagaacAAAGGAATGcctgaaccccccccccagtgAAACACTGGTGTGACCACACCcaccagtgatgtcacagagtcCTGCAGTTCACCTGTACGTCAGAAACCACCTGAACCTGATCAGAGTATTGATGAGTCATTTCTTATTGATCAGACTGAAACGTGTGGTCTCTCTGTTCTCATTGGCTCTGGGTAGATCATGTGACAGCCCCCCCCGTTGTCATGGTGCAGCAGCAGTATGACTCATCTGAAGCTGCAAACACTCAGAGTCCACATCCACTCCTCAGACCAGAACCAGACTCACAACACCAGGTCCCCCATCTGACCCCCCCTCCGGCTCCTCCCTCTGATCCCGCCCCCTTCATATCCTCAGACTTTGACCTGGAAATCTGTTTTGTTGTAGATTCAGTGAAGAAACGTCGACTCATGGTCAGTCTGCAGCTCACAgataacagctgtgtgtgtgtgtgtgtgtgtgttcactgatatcacacacagcacaacaacGCCACCTCTACAGAGAACAACATGAactgggtcagaggtcacaggaggagcaggaagtgaaCCAGAGACCTGAGTCTGGGTCTGACTCCTACATATGACATCATCAGCAGTGGCCTGTGGTTGTTGGAGGAGGACTGATGTGTTTCACTGAAGCTTCAGTCTGAGTGTCAGACCTGGTTCAGGATCAGACCTGGTCCAGGTCTCCTTCACTGCTTCCttgagcagaggagacactggagcttcCTTTACCAGAGGAGAGAATGATGTCCCATGATGCCTTGCAGCAGAAATATGAACACGTAGaaacaacagagctgctgtttccttcctccaaaatattttctctacttaacaaaaaaggtcaaaggtcatgacaGGAAATAAACCTCATGTCCTCACTTTTACTGAACCATTATTTTAACAGCTCGTCTTTCTCTCCTTGTGTTTTCCTTCATGTCGTTATGTTATTTCATtgtgtcctgtttgtgttgatgttgtttcaGTGAGTGATGGTTAAATGTTGCTGTGATTCTGTGTCGGACATAAAGTTCATTTAAGGTTCAGTCAGATTCTTCACCTCATGAAGTTTTCCGTCGAGGTCGAGGAGCACATGTTTCTGATTCTTTGGTCCTGAccaacattttcttcttcttctaaacAGTCACTTAGACTGTGGATCAGAACCTGAACAAATATCAACGACAACAGGAGAACAAGCTCCAGGTGTTGGACAGAACAGCTGATCCAGGGTCAGTGATCAGAGACCAGCAGCTCTGAGGCCTGAACCAGgactgaacctgaacctgaaccaggacTCTGACTTGTTTTGACAGTGAACTTCACAGAGCCTCTTCACTGTCAGCTCTGTGTTATCAGTCGGCTGCAGGCGTCCATCAGTCTGAACTCGGTCTGTTAAAGAGCAGTGTCAGCCATGCAATGCATTATGGGCCTTTTGTTCACACaggagagagcagacagagagtaGGCTGGAGGTGGACAGAGACCGACTTTACTTTTGGATTTGAAAGTTAAATTGTCAAGTTTAAAAAGTTGTCAGAACTGTTTTATAATAccacaaatatatacacaacCAACATGGAAAACTGTTAAAGAGAACAATGAAGCTAACCAGAGCTAACCAGAGCTAACCAGGGAGCTAACCAGAGCTAACCAGAGCTAACCAGAGCgaatcagtttctctctgttcagtaTCTTTTGATTTTCTCGTGGttcgtttttgtttgttttctgttcagtgtTCATTAGCGTCTTCGTCCTTGTTAACTGTTGTCATCTGTCAATGTGTTAGTTCTATGTGAACAACAACATGGCGGCGACTACCCACAATGCAATACAGTTCCCATTCTCTATTCTGCTTTATTCCAACTCTGGTCCTGTCTCACAGAGATAATAATTGACTGATAATAaatctcagtctcagtctcaagTCATCAGATGGTCACCTGTCCAGGTTTTATCAGGTGCCATCAAAAAGTTCTGAAACTGTTCctgacatgaaaaataaaaacaagatggagTTTATCTTCAGACTGAGACATGATCAATATGTAAAATACTGGATCACAGGTAACTGTTCGCAGGTACATCGATCGATCCACGTCGATTCATTGGTTCAGTGATCAGTGAGCTCGATCCAAAATGgatgacagacaggcttcactGAGTCTGAGCTGGAAACATGTTCATTACCCTGGAATAACAGTGACTAaccaacagacaaacaacaacagaacgTCTAACGTCACTGTGATCAGACTGTGGCTCTTTACAGTGAACAGTGTTTagattgttttttatttaaatgtctaGTTGAAGCTCAggaataaaatgtcagatgatATTTTAGTTGTGACTGTGTTAAATCAAAGTATCTGTTGCTGAGAGAGAGTCCGGAGATCTCCTGACTTACTCCAAAAgtactggatcctacatttcccataatgcacctgGACACCATCAGAGCCTTTATTCCCCACCTCAGTAAACTGCATGAGTTCaggttttaaataaatgtaacatttgtCACCTTGGACTCTGGAAAAGGTGGAAAAAGCTAATAAACTAATCAGCAGGTTAATAAAGAATAATGATTAATTTAATCTGTTCTGCTGCATCAAAGTGCAATTGTAAAAATTGGACAACTGAAATTCAAAAGCAAAAGCTCAGCTGTTTACTCTCCAGCATCGGACAGGCAACTTTCAGAGGTCAGTGAAGGCAGCGCTGCTTTAAGAGTCCACTCTCGAGTGTCGGATTTCAGAGCCTCAACCACAAATATCAACAACACTCAGACACATGACAGTGACGGACAGAGCTCAGCCTGCTTTACAGATTCAGCTGAGAGTCGTttcaaatgttcagttttagtcccaaaatataaaacacattcagtctGATCTGAGATTCATCTGCTGATCTTTCCtcgattaattaattaatcattggATCATCGTTGTCTGTAACAAATGGcttcaaacagacagaaactaaagaaaacaggaaatatcaGTTTCTCCATGTTCAGTCTGAAACATGGAGGTTTACACTTCTACTGTCTGAATTATTGATGAGTTAAATTTGGCTTAAATCTGTCACAGTCACACATCTGATGCTCTTCATAGGAAAATCTAAAGGTCAGTTTATTCTgactcatttttcattatttgattattaaCTGGAACTAAAAACAATAATCGATCAGAAAAATCGATCACCAAGCTGTTGGTGATTAATTTCATCATCTACAGAAATCACATTAAACAGTTTCACACGTTAGTATTTAAATTGAATCAATATAATGCCATAATTATGAGTCTCATATGTTTCAATATAAGATTTAAAGTGTTAAAAGTGCAGAGGTTACTGCTACACTGCTAAGCTAGTTAGCTTGTCTGGATTTAGCTTCTGACTCATTCTTTTGTGTGGAATAAGTAGTTAAATTAGCAACATGTCAGTTCAACTAAAGAGATATCTTTATCAGTTACTAATCAGTGAATCTAGTTTTTGTTTAAGCTAAGACTAGTTGTTTAAGCTAAGGCTAGTTGTTTAGCTAAGGCTAGTTGTTTAAGCTAAGGCTAGTTGTTTAGCTAAGGCTAGTTGTTTAAGATAAGGCTAGCTGTAGCTCAGCTGTTAGCTTCTGCTCTGGTTCTGTAGTTAAACGAGTTGTTTAAAGTCCACGACAGTTTCCAAcaggaaacagtaaaaacaacagataaagtgagaaatgaacagaaacttGAAGCATCAAGAATAAAACCAAATTAACCTCAAACACGACGAACAGCAACTGAAGTGATCGAGTTTAGGTTTGAGTCGGACACACGATGTTTCCAGGACAGAGACACAATGTTAAAGAGCTCTGACGCTGCAGACTGTTAATGAACTCTGAGCCTGTTGGTAGACTCAGGTCTGAGAGGTACCTGGGTCCAGGTAGAGCTCTGAGCTCAGGGTGAGTactctggttctggttcagttCCTGGTCGCAGTAATGTGAACAGGACTGAGGTAGACCAGATTAAGGAGACCACAGTCATCAGGTGAATTCATGGATCAGAGTCATAAAACACAGCACCACCACAGGTACACACAGGAACACCTGAGGAACACCTGAGGAACCTGAGGAACCTGAGGAACACCTGAGGTCAGACTGAGGATGTGATGAGTTCAGTAACTTCACTCGTCTGTCACATGATATTTGTTCAGACTCGTCCTTTAAATAAAGAACCAGCTCTTCACTGGTTTAGTTTTTCAGACTGAATCAGACTCTGTGTGGAGGCGGATCAGACGTGTTAACGAGCCTCGTTAGAGACAATATGATCTGATTAATCTGATCTGATTAACGACCTCAGTCTATTGATTAACATCAGGCTTCCGATTTCTTCCTTCATGATATGAAGTTTAAATCTGCTGCTGATTACTGATCTATATTATTGATTGTTGATCAGAAAGCTGCTCTGTTGGTTGTTGGTTCAGGTCTTTGACTCCTCTGACAGATTCAGGTCAAAGACAGGATGTTTTGAGTTATTGATCGATGAGGTTTATTTTCCTGataaacattttcacatttgagcTGGAAACAGAATGTTTGAGGCAGAAacaggctcaggctcaggttcAGGTTCCGGTTCTTCTTCAGTCTGAAGGTTTGATCATGAATCATTTATTGAACTGAAGCAGGTTTAAAGATGAAACCTGATTATTACAGATTATTATCGATGAGCTGATCAGCTGATGAGTCATTACTGATCAGTGAtaaatgaagctgcagctgcagagctgtgacCCAGGTCAGAGATCTGATCCTGGATCTGAGGCGGACTGACCTGGTTTCAGTGACTCAGGACATTCGGTTTCCCTCAGACTCGGTCTGTTCTGGATCAAGTCTGCGGCCCTGCTGCACCCGCAGTCCGGCCTGAGCCAACACCACCTGCCTGCCCGTGCATCCGCCGCCCGCCAGGACACAATGTCaaacaccaccaccccccaccccccaggaAAACCCGGGACAGACCGGGACAGAGGACCCGGGTTAAATGAGACCCGGGCTCCGGTCTGTCAGAGGTGCAGACGGACGGACGGACAGCTCGGTGTGTCCTCTGCGCACACATTATATAactcaacccccccccccccacacacacacacacacagcaaaacaccGGAGCCGTACGGAGGCTGATGGATGCTGACCGCGGAGCCGGAGCCGCGGACAGGCCGGCGGAGAGGCTGCAGCAGCGGCCTGTCGGCGGCTCATCGCCCCGCTGAGGAGATCAAACAAAGCCGCCTAACGTTAAACCGGAGAATAAAGCTCGTATTAAATAAACCGATTAGAGGGAATCCGGTACCTGAGGCCGCTCCCGCCGCTACTCCTCTCCTCCGCAAAATCAACCAGTTTCACCGCAGGAGAAAAAAACCGGAGCCGTTAAATCCTCACAAATCCAGCGCCGCCCCGGCCGCGTCCTGCCGCAGCGCCGCCATCCGAGACAAACCAGGCCGGGTCAGGCCCGAGGAAACACGGCCACCCTCGCCGGAGGGggggacagaggaggggaggtcAGGGGCTGAGTCCGCCGCAGGAGTGTGTCCCTCCACCGGCAGCTTAGTCCGCTGCGGGCCGCTGCTCCTCCGCCGGGTGTCGGTGGTAAAATGGAGGCGGTCTCTCTCCGGGAATAGACACAGAgcggagctgctgctggaggaggaggaggaggaggaggaggaagagactcTGCTGTTACCCCGAGCCGCCGACAGGGGGCGACAACACCTGAGCCCTTCACAATAAGAGTCCCCTCTGTGGAAAGAATAAAGGCTGGATGTGTAGAGAAACAGAGTAAGACTGATCTGGATCAATCCATTCATTAAAGAACCTGAACCATTTTCTATCCACCTCTGTTGGTTCACTAATCCTTTCAGGTTTGttctaattattattgtttgtttgtttgtttttgtgttgattCTGTCGTATCACTGTCTTCACTCTGTTGAttaatctctttatttttttgtggaGTTTGAATTCAGACTGAAACCACCACAGTGAAGGACTGTCTTAgcttaattaatttaaataataactGATCATATATCAGCTGCTCACTGAGGAACCAGAGTCTATGAATCTGATCTCAGATCTGAACATCAGAGCTCAGATTAACAGACAGGATTCATTTATCTCAGcacactgaaggagagagagaatcagagaAGGACAAAGAAAACGACCCAAAGACGATGAATTAAACAACACATcaaaaaatccttaaaaataaagtcaaatttTAAATCCGATCTTTGTGTTAAAGAAGAACAGACTGTGCTCAGACAGGTTTAAAGAACTAAAATATCATATTTACATCTGAACATCTACAGTCAGTACACAACACATTTACATCTCCTGTAAACACCGGGCTGCACTGTGTGGGAATGAATGATGAGTTAGTACAACAACAGACCAGCAGGTGTCAGTAAACACACTAAAATGAACtaggacagaaagaaagagttGATAATCTGGATTATATGATAATATACAGATAATATGATGGatttgactctgctgtgtttaaCCATAGAAAACAGATGATTGTGCAGTTCATGGTTTCACTGTTATTAATGTCTGAGCCGGTCTGCTGTGTCAGAAttcaatcattaaaaaaatattctaaaaCAGAGGAGACATGATCGTCACCACCCTGAGGTCATGTGATCCTGTTGTGGCGCGGACATGTCTAGACTGCACCACAACACGAATCAAAAGAATATAAACGTCTATGATTgtgatttctgcctccagaCGTCTGAGGTTAAAGAGAGgaataaacagcacagagagcagcttCACATGAAGCTGCTGCCTGCAGCACTGCTGATCCcagaccagcagggggcagcattTAGCGCCCACAGACAACAACAAGTGGACAAGAGGCGTCGTGTTTTTGTGGTGATGACTGAGTTCATGACctgagagaggtgtgtgtttatcactgacacacacacacacacacacacacggttgattaggttttgtttttaattgatgAATGTGATGAGTTCAGTCCGAGTCAGAGGAACATGAATTCCTGGAATAATCTCAGTGGTGTGGTTTTAATGCAAGAACAAACCTGCTGCTGTGGAACACCTGGAATctcaacaatctctctctctctcctcctcctcctcccctctctctctctctctctctctctcctcctcctcctcctcctcctctctctcctcctcctcccctctctctctctctctctctctctcctcctcccctctctctctctctctctctctctcctcctcctctctctctctctctctctctctctctcgtgttCAGGATCCTTTAACTGAATCTGTCCATCTTTCAGTGGTCGTTCTAATGAACTGAACATTAAAGTCAGAGGATTAaaaactgatctgagaacagaTCATTTCAATGattaaacattaatataatAAATTAACCAGGTTCTGTCCTGTGTCTCCACTGGGTGCGTCCCCAGTCTCCGAGTGGAGCCGATCAGCAGCGGCCAGATGCGGTGCCGGGAGGACTCGATTTCCTACCTGAGCTGGGCTCTGGTCTCCGGGGGCGTGGTCTACCTGTGGCACCAGACCCGGCGCCACACGCAGTACGGCCGCTACGTGCCGGCGGAGGGCCGCTGCTGTCCGGCCCGGTTGGCCTGGTTCCTGCAGGAAGTCCCGGCCTTCCTGCTGccgctgttgctgctgctgctcaccgACGGGCCGGACACCGGAGCCGGGACCGGGACCGGGACGACGCTGCTGCTCTGCACCTTCATGCTGCACTACTTCCACAGGTCAGAGGTTTATTCATGTGATACGTTTGAGGTTTGACTTGATGTAGGAAGTTTAATGCGACAGCGGaatctgctcctctgtctttgGTGTTACtgcagacaacaacacaacaagacAACATGGAAACATCTGTTAAACTCTGATGAAATCCTGTTTCTTACTGTCTCAGCTCAATAATGCAGCGTTTACTGCTCCGTTTTTTCAGACAGCGTTAGTTACTCTGTACTTCTATTACTCGGATGTAAAGTTACTCACTGACATGGAGCTCCACCTTCAGCAGCTCCGACAGAAAACTGATGAACAGTCGGTGCTTCTGATaagacttagacggactttattgatccctttgggatgactccttcggggaaattacgtttccagcagcaaatacagacagaacacatcacacagggcagtacaacaacagtttgtgaaGGAAAGACAGGGCAGTATGCAGGACAGTTAGCAAACGACACAGAATGTAAATAGAATagcaaaagaatataaatagaatagaattaaggGTGAACGGACTCTGTATGGCATTGTTATAAATAAGTATAAATATGCTGAACTGTATATTACGTGAGTGTCCAAACTTCTcctcaaataaaacatgaaatgcagAACTTGTTTTTCTACTTCCAGTTGACTTCCTGTTCCAGTAGAAGTCTCAGTAGTTCTTATGTAATCTGTACACAGAGTATTTCCTCCTGCACCTGGTTTTACATGGTTCATGTCAGGTGGATCATTCACATACAGACTGAAGGACCTGAAGTCCTACAGTTTTCAGATGGACAGACTCACATAAAGAACCTAACAAGTTAATGACAGTGGAATAAAACTCCACTGAGAGGAACAGATGCTCTTTGTTTGATGAAGCTTTCATCAGGTAGAAACTGATACAGGAACTTTAACAACCACTCAGCTGGTTTCAGATGTTCCAGTGAACACACGagagaaccagaaccagaaccagagctGGAGCTGTAATACCCTGGCTAAGTGTTACCATTTGTTCTTACACAATCTCCCACAGATTCACACTGAATTAACTTGTTTAGTAAGTGATtaatgggagagaaagaggaaaaaaaggaaagagtgGTTCAAAGTGGAACATGTTTTTAGTTTCCAGCTACAGGATGATTCAGTATTTTTCAGGGTGAAAACACCAAACGCAGCCAGTTTATTCATTCTTTAACAAATCAATGTATTTAaatttgttaatgtaaaaatgagATGTAGAGCAGTCGGTCTAAACGGTATAAACCAAAGTGTTCAGACGGATCCCACTCCCATGTCTGTGCAGTAACtctgaagctacagctagcagctgttagcttagcttagcacaaagacctGAAACCATGGATGTATAAGGACTGTTAATCTTTACGGGGAATCACAGAGATACTCTGGGTATGAACACTTTGACTGAAGCGTGTTTATCTGACGCTAACTGCTAACATTAGGTCCCAGGTCATGATAACATGCCAACAACCTGAAGGGCAGTGGTGCCTTGTTAACTTCAGTTCTCaatcagcatgctaaccagtttATCTCCTGTTGTATTGCTTCCAAAAGATAAGAATTAGCATATCAAGAGCTAACTTCATTGGTTTGTGAGCGTCCAGGTTTTTAGAAAAGACCCTGTTCAGGAACATTCACTGTGTGGGTGTCGCTCCTGGCTGCTATCAGAGTTCAGGCTGTACGTTAGCATGGCTGTTCTTATCTTAATTTGTGGTTTTTTACACTCCAGTTGAAGCTAACGTtacctgagagagagacagaatcaAAATAACAGGGCACATGTTTAATTTACAGCACAGGAACTAACAAAGCTGTTCCCACTCGCTAAGGAAAGAACACAAAGACGTCTGTGGATGCCAGACTGAAATATAATAGCTAAGCCCCAACTTTGTTTACCAAAGTTCATACTGTAACTTAAGAGGCTGAATATCGTggccaaaagaaacaaaagatgaaagggCGTCACCATCACTCCCAGTGTGTCCTGTAAAGGAACTAACCttaatcaaacaaaaagatgaaTAACTGAACCACCTGATGTTTcaactaaaacaacaaaactcagcaacacaacacatcctcctcctccctgagaAACACCTGCACTCAggtgctgcagaggaggaggagaggaaggaggtgcAACAGAGCGACAGAGAACAGGCCACAAACACCTAAAGGCAACACGTAACACAACCTGTACACtgaaacacaagaacaaaacttttctttatgtctttcaCATGGACCATCAACTGGTCAGGATGATGACTCTTTACCTGGGACCTGTTAGCTTTAGCCTCAGTCTATTAGCATGATATATGTCCTGGGACCTGTTAGTTCTATGCTGTGTTCCAGTTGTACTTGGAAGTCAGAATTTCTGAGTTTGCAGTTGCGGTCTCACCTGGTCTCACCTGGTCTCACCTGCAGCTCATCTAAAATGTGCTGTACTCATTCATCTGTTGTATGATTAATATCTAAAATATCAGAATGAGTTTTTGAATTTCAGCCTGTTCAGTGCTAAACACGTCTgcagctcactgattaacaccacaaacacaagTGGAAAAACCGCGTCTGTTAACTGAGCAGCAGGAACACGCTGTAACTCTTTCTGACAACAACAGTGTGTCCATCCACCATGACTGTACCCAGTCACCGTGGCGACTGTCAGTGACCTTCAGCTGGTACAAACAATAGATGGTGTCTGGTTACAGGCGGCCATGTTGAATCTGTTTTCCAGGAGTTTTATCTACGCCCTCCTGACCAGAGGACGACCCGTCCCCCTGGTAATCATTGTCTGTGCCGCCATCTTCTGCTCGCTCAACGGCTTCTTGCAGGGACACCACCTGCTGCACTGTGCCCAGTTTGAACACACCTGGCCGGAGCACGCTCGCCTGGC from Lates calcarifer isolate ASB-BC8 linkage group LG5, TLL_Latcal_v3, whole genome shotgun sequence includes these protein-coding regions:
- the srd5a2a gene encoding 3-oxo-5-alpha-steroid 4-dehydrogenase 2a is translated as MRCREDSISYLSWALVSGGVVYLWHQTRRHTQYGRYVPAEGRCCPARLAWFLQEVPAFLLPLLLLLLTDGPDTGAGTGTGTTLLLCTFMLHYFHRSFIYALLTRGRPVPLVIIVCAAIFCSLNGFLQGHHLLHCAQFEHTWPEHARLAAGFLLFAVGMIINIHSDHILRSLRKPGEIIYRIPRGGMFEFVSGANFFGEIVEWCGYAVAVWSLPTFAFAFFTVCSIGPRAYQHHRDYLQRFEDYPRSRKALIPFIL